CGAGCTCATGACGTTCGGCAGGATATGCCGGCCCATGATGCGCCCGGAGGGCAGGCCGATCACCTTGGCAGCGCGCACATAGTCGCGCGCCACCTCCACCATGGTCGAGGCGCGCACCGTGCGGGCATATTGCACCCATTCGTTGACGGCGATGGAGAAGATCAGCACCAGCGGCGCCCAGGTCAGCATCGTGTCGGCGCTGAACTGCGCCCGGGCGATGCCGCTGATGAGGAGCGCGACCAGGATGGTCGGGAAGCTGACGAGCACGTCGGCGATACGCATGACGATGCTGTCGACGATGCCGCCGAAGAAGCCGGCGACAAGGCCGAGGATCACGCCGAGCGCGGCGGAAAACAGCACCGCACCGAGGCCGATGACGACGGAAATGCGCAGGCCGAACAGGATGACCGAGACGAGGTCGCGGCCCTGGTTGTCCGTACCGAGGAGGAAGCGCGGATCGCCGCCGTCCATGAAGGAAGGCGGGATCTCCATGTCGATGAGCGAGTAGGAAGAAACGTCGCGCGGGTCCATCGGCGCGATCATCGGCGCGAAGAGGACGAGCACGAGCATGACGGCGAGCACGAGGCCGGCGATCATCACGGAAACCGGCGGAAGCCGGCGCATCAGGGATTGCGTGGCCATTATCGTGTCCTCAGGCGCGGATCGATGAAGGTGTAGAGAATGTCGACGATCATGTTGATCATGACGAAGAGGAAGCCGACGAAGAGCAGGTAGGCGGCGAGCACCGGCATGTCGGGATAGCCGACGGCATTGGTGAAGAGCAGGCCCATGCCCGGCCACTGGAACACCGTCTCGGTGACGATGGCGAAGGCGATGAGCTGGCCGATCTGAAGGCCGGTGACGGTGACGACCGGCATCAGCGCGTTGCGCAGCGCAAGGCGGCCGTAGATATAGGCGCGCGGCAGGCCGCGGGCGAAGGCGAAGCGGATATAATCCGACGACAGCACGTCGATCATCTCCGAGCGCACCAGCCGCATGATCAGCGTGAGCTGGAAGAGCGCCAGCGTGATCGACGGCAG
The Shinella zoogloeoides DNA segment above includes these coding regions:
- a CDS encoding ABC transporter permease, with the protein product MATQSLMRRLPPVSVMIAGLVLAVMLVLVLFAPMIAPMDPRDVSSYSLIDMEIPPSFMDGGDPRFLLGTDNQGRDLVSVILFGLRISVVIGLGAVLFSAALGVILGLVAGFFGGIVDSIVMRIADVLVSFPTILVALLISGIARAQFSADTMLTWAPLVLIFSIAVNEWVQYARTVRASTMVEVARDYVRAAKVIGLPSGRIMGRHILPNVMSSVMVIATINLAGAILTEATLSFLGAGMPPTYPSLGTLIRVGNQFLFSGLWWIAVMPAAVLVVLVLAVNVIGDYLRDRFNPKLMAR